A window from Dysidea avara chromosome 2, odDysAvar1.4, whole genome shotgun sequence encodes these proteins:
- the LOC136242776 gene encoding fibrinogen-like protein 1 — translation MMIMFITTVLLLVSVTVDGCPVVSFVNESCCEVKGNGFKFSTSIKSRVFNITNFCGDCELIAEGYCDTVTAGGGWLVIQRRQDGSVDFNRDWVDYEDGFGSLTGEFWYGLRAIQCLTNQGQWELRIDYTFTNGTKGYLSYSNFRVGPATKQYPLNISGFDRVTNDPFYTTTSNPSWSLNGWKFTTRDRDNDRWSNNCAVQNNGGNGGGWWYNHCSALYLNHQYNHKNKIHLNGKWHPLPFTEIKIRPKDCII, via the coding sequence ATGATGATTATGTTCATCACAACTGTTCTACTATTAGTATCGGTGACAGTTGATGGTTGTCCTGTTGTTTCATTTGTTAATGAAAGTTGCTGTGAAGTCAAAGGAAATGGGTTCAAGTTTTCTACCTCCATCAAGTCTCGTGTTTTTAACATTACAAACTTTTGTGGAGATTGTGAACTGATAGCTGAAGGATACTGTGACACTGTCACCGCTGGAGGAGGATGGTTGGTTATCCAGAGAAGACAAGATGGAAGTGTTGACTTTAACAGAGACTGGGTAGattatgaagatggatttggtaGCTTGACTGGAGAATTTTGGTACGGTCTTCGTGCCATTCAATGCCTTACCAATCAAGGACAGTGGGAGCTACGTATTGACTATACATTTACTAATGGAACAAAAGGTTATTTATCATACAGCAACTTTAGAGTAGGACCAGCCACTAAACAGTATCCATTAAACATATCAGGATTTGATAGAGTTACAAATGATCCATTTTATACCACTACAAGTAATCCCAGCTGGTCTTTGAATGGCTGGAAATTCACAACGAGGGATAGGGATAATGATAGGTGGAGTAATAATTGTGCAGTACAAAATAATGGTGGCAATGGTGGTGGATGGTGGTACAATCACTGCTCTGCTCTATATCTCAACCATCAGTACAACCACAAGAATAAAATACACCTCAATGGCAAGTGGCATCCTCTACCATTTACAGAAATCAAAATCAGACCAAAAGATTGCATCATTTAA